The region GTTCTTAATGTGTAACATGCATATAGTGGGGCGACCTAGAGCTTGAACCTCAAGGTCTGAATCTTTGTAACAATGTTTGAacttgatatattatatattcctTGGCGAGTAATTATTTAAATGCAGCAAAAccattattgttaatattttcatAAGTTCATGTTAGTAGCTTAAGCTAAGAATTTGTAAGTGTAGCATTTTAATTTGGCAGACCAACCaaattaaacatgttaagttTTTACTGATGATAGGTGAACTAAGTCATGTATGATTAAGGAAGCATATTTGGTTGATTTAGTTATGTTAGTTTTTAAAAGTTTGTTAAAATTTGTTCATAGTTTATTTCAGTGTTGATGTGACACTTTGTATCTAGACCTATTGATCAGGTCGGGTATAGAGTGTTACAATTGTTATCTTGGATTTTTTTGTGTTTCTACTTTGATATATTTCTAATCAAATTTAGATGATAGGATTTTTTTAGCATTTAAGGTGAAAGGGTTACAAagaaagacaaaattgaaaaaaaggaccaaattatacAATGTATAAACATTgaggttaatttttttagaatcggtactaaaaatgtataaacattgaggttaatttttttagaatcggTACTAAATTGACATCGTGtataaatgttgaaggttaaagttactattatgtcaattttagaaGTTGTCGCGTCATCTTCCTATTAGCCAttgaccaaaaagaaaaaaaattaaatagtcaGGTGATCCAAAAAGAAACTTACCAATACTCCGGTGACTACAAGTGTAGTTTACCATTAATTTTAACTATCCAAACAAAgtaatgtataatgatttattttccTTAACTTtcctttatttaatttcttttcctttattcttCCCCTTTACTACTTTTAATAATATCAGTccttgtattatgtatatattgcATATTTAGTTTTTGTACTCTAATCTGATcattttagtccatgtactttttcaaaatttaaaattctagtcTTGATCCAAACGTAGCCAATCTTATGtagcaaacatattatcatatgtgtaatgccaTGTTAGTTCACTATTTCTACATAATACTCAGAAAAAAATCACGCCATTTTAGTTTATGGATTTAACGACAACtggattgaaatttcaaattttgaaaaagtataagattaaaaatgatcaaattggaaaataaggaaCAAATCCACAACTTACACATTGTACaagactaatagcaaaatttgaccAAATGGCTTTAACTTCTATTATTTGGGTTTGactctaattttaaaattcaaaaaatataaatactaaaattaaccaaattagattACATGAATTAAATCCATAGTTTACATAAATAATagggactaatagcaaaatttcaCTTTTTGTCTTCCTAAGAGcctttatatatacataaaattaaattttcgaacaaaatattttattaattatgtaAATGTATAGTAGATACAAATCGATTTTTATATAGatgaattcaaatataaaatcgaATCATTATTGCAaacttataaaatatgaaattaattaagatatgaaatgaatacataaaaaaaattaaaataaaacgtGATATAAcattgaatttttgaaattttatataaacaAATGGGTCACTCTAAATAAGGGTtattcctattttggtcaccGTCGTTAAAAGAAATTAGTCAGTTAACAtttaatggtagagtgaccaatttgattaatttctctAATGGTGATgtccaaattaagaaaaaaattctgaaatgaCTTAAATAAGAATGACTCCTATTTAAGGTAATTAATTAGTAATTTACCATAAACAAATTATCAAtgtctaaaaattatatataaatttataataagtcaaaagcaaacaaaaaatttaatacgTCACAAACACACAAAGTTCTATCTAAATTTGAAtcattatgaaaaatatattatgaATTGAGATACAAAactattgaaaatataataagttttgatcatatctaCTATTTTTAATACAATGCTTAGAACTACGCATAATCCCTCTCCAACCCGTAAATAAAAGAATGCACTTCAATGCACTCGAATCCACGTTCTCCTACATTAATAACAATGCTCACGCCAACCTaatctataaaaatttaaatgttagtatttaatagaaaatggttttaaaaaaatCTCAATATTCCTTATTGCAAAGAAGAAAACACAATGGCCCATTggaaaattaacattaaaatgaaaaatgaaaaatgaaaaacaacCCTTCAAAGAAATTGTAAATAAGATGAAGGGTTAGCAATCAATAATAATGAAGGAACCATTAGAGGCTTTTAAAATGAGAggatataaatacataatatccTCTACTAAGGGCTACAAATCAACTAATAACTTCAAGGCTTAATCTCCTTTCTTTACTCTAAAAGTGGACCTTATCGACACCAATGGCTAAAGTATTGCTAATCATCTTTCGTATCGCTGAATCCATTTGTATATTCGGCGATTTGATGTTGGCTTCTAGAAATGCATCCTCACAAGTTTGTACATTCTCGATATTGGAGCTTAATTCCATGCTTACTTGGTAAACGTCATGCAAAGAGAGAGCATCAAGGACTCTCTTATCGCTATCGAGGATGGATTTGTAGCTATCCAAGCATGTTTCAAGGCAAGAAGCAGTCATTTTTTGGGTCGAGTGATCTTGCATAAGTTTCGTAGCCTTGTCTATGGCTTCCTTAACCTTGTTATCCATTGCTTGAATCTCAAGTTTGAGGACAGATACGGGTTCTGCAACAAATTTACTATGACCTAGGAATGGAACAATATTTGATATACACTCTTCAGGATGGTCAGTGTCTTTACAGATTTGCTGAAGCCCAGGGTCAACGTTATTGGTAGGTAATGTAggtaatttattaaatgtttggTCCATTCGAGTTCCTGAAGATTTGGAAAAATGAACATTAAATGCTGCAGATGGAGCTGAAGATGATGAGTGAGAAAAAGAGTAATGATAGGAATAAGATGGAGGGGTAGAGGTAGAAGTAGAGAAGGAGAAGAGACAGGAAAGGGAGACGAGGGCCAAGATTAAATGGTTCATCCCCATGGTCTCTTCAGTTGGATAATAGAAGAATAAGAGGAAAAGCTTGATTGTGTTGGGGAATGGCAAATAGCCACAAATTTAAAGCATTTTAAGGCAATGATTGTGCATGGAAATAGCAACTCAAAGAGAGATGTGCCACACAATCTAATATTAAGATAATTGGTTCTCCTTTTATTATAATTGCTTACATTTCGATACTCACTTTAGAGGAGTGTATACAGTGAATTTTTTATCAATTGCCATATTACATGTAATTTTGTAATAAACAATATTTTAGTGGTAAAAATACTATGGAGTCCCTTATATTAGggtttagattatattttgctTGTTCTActgaaaaataagtaaattagttcaTATACGTTAGATTAATAAGTAAATTAACccttctattaaaaattggttCATGCATGTCAGCATGAGGTATATCTGGCACATCATATGTATGCGTCGAATTATTTGTTAGTCAGTTTTTTACATTaaaatatggatgaaatttttaatagaaacgaCTGGTTTGttatttgatctaacatacatagactaatttatccattttttagcGAAAGGGgaaaaaatacaatctaactcctaatataaggacctctataatacttttaccgcATAATTCGATTGTAATGTCATAAAAGATGTTAACTATTAATTATGTACTATGTATATAAATTGTAGATATTAATGTTGTATTATGGGTATGCGTATGTTGtagaaattatatttattcttcaatttaattattttttaatctttatattatttttcgaATTTTCACTACTAaggacaaaaattttaaaaatagtaaatacaggattaaaatgatcaaattagaaCAATATGGACTAAATTCGTAAATTATAGATAATACAGGGAGTGATATCGGCATTTgacaaaaacaataataattgAATCTTCGTTATCTCAGTAGCGTTCACCGTTTGCATTTCAAACCCtataaagagaaaaaggaaatCCCCAAAACCCCTACGAAAATTGGGTTTTGGTAAAAGAAAGAAGAATCAGACATGTCGAAACGCAAATTCGGATTCGAAGGGTTTGGGATTAACCGTCAATCAACCTACAACTTCGAGCGATCCCAAGCTCCTCAACGTCTATACGTCCCTCCTTCCTCTCGTCATTCCCACGACAACTACGACGATAACGACCTTGACGACATCGATTATGCCGATAACAATGATACTTCCAACGACGCCGACACCAATGGCCCCACCAGCAATGGCAACGGAGGGGAAGATGACGAAATCGACCCTCTCGACGCCTTCATGCAAGGTATTGAGGAGGATTTGAAAGCGAAGCCGCCTCCGAAGCCCAAGGAGAAAGCGGAGAGGTATAAAGAGGATGAAGATGAGGATGATCCAGTGGAGAGTTTTTTGAGGTCGAAGAAGGATGTTGGGCTGACCTTGGCGGCGGATGCTTTGCGTGCTGGGTATGATTCTGATGAGGAGGTTTATGCCGCTGCCAAGGCTGTAGATGCGGGTTTGTTGGAGTATGATTCTGATGATAATCCCGTGGTTGTAGACAAGAAGAAGATTGAGCCGATTCCGGCCCTTGATCACAGTTCCATTGAGTATGAGCCGTTTAATAAAGATTTTTATGAGGAGAAGGCTTCAATTTCAGGTAACTGATATTCGCAGATTATCTGATAATTATGAGTTTAAGATGTTCAGAACTAGAAGAAAAGAACATATATATTGGTAGTACTATTCTGTTATTAATGATATTATGTGGATCAAATATTAGTTGGATAATTATAATTACTTGGTTGATTGCAACGTAAAGCTTATTTCACAATGGACAAGGATTTATACTTATCCGAATGCAGCTTAATTTACTTGATTATCTTCTGGATGATACTAGCATAATTTATAAAGTTCGAATAGAGTATgaaatgtaaatattatttagAACTTAGAGGCATAAGTGATTTATAGTATTTCTTTTAGGTTAGCCAGAGGTCCTAGGTGATTATTGGCATTTATTTGAAATCATATACATCATGACTCTGTTAGTCATTATTgcttataaatttataatgtgGCACTTTTTTCATAATATAAGGATCATATTCTTCATTGAGGTTGCTCTGAACCTAAACtcctttttcttcaaaaaattccATTTCCAGGAATGAGTGAGCAGGAAGTTGCTGAATACCGAAAGAGTTTGGCTATCCGTGTTTCTGGTTTTGATGTCCCTAGACCTGTAAAG is a window of Gossypium hirsutum isolate 1008001.06 chromosome D08, Gossypium_hirsutum_v2.1, whole genome shotgun sequence DNA encoding:
- the LOC107908606 gene encoding uncharacterized protein, encoding MGMNHLILALVSLSCLFSFSTSTSTPPSYSYHYSFSHSSSSAPSAAFNVHFSKSSGTRMDQTFNKLPTLPTNNVDPGLQQICKDTDHPEECISNIVPFLGHSKFVAEPVSVLKLEIQAMDNKVKEAIDKATKLMQDHSTQKMTASCLETCLDSYKSILDSDKRVLDALSLHDVYQVSMELSSNIENVQTCEDAFLEANIKSPNIQMDSAIRKMISNTLAIGVDKVHF